One genomic segment of Mycolicibacterium chubuense NBB4 includes these proteins:
- a CDS encoding DUF6542 domain-containing protein, whose translation MSGQRARPAIPADHRSAHPNFPGVPWWGAVLIAVVASVLGFAFDAGSGGGQLTGAFSALYVIGCVAAVLAVRQANVFTAVIQPPLLLFVAVPGAYFLMHSSDIHGIKDILINCGYPLIERFPLMLFTAAVVLLLGIGRWFLGRSAAQNAAADAPAPARGSRLAAKISSLIGGADEATPAEDAPRRRHSAERRRNAKPAPGRAARTGARSAKRAASSAEKPSRSHHTRPADTEIIEPVVDRPRRRRPRPAEAPASETRRRTRSASDRERRSSLPPTERRASYDRPERAERERPQRSARPRPPRPSRYDGYEPLEPHGGGPLSGGTHHPVSRVRYRGEGDTDDQPEYRTRRRAPRDFDADRWEYDI comes from the coding sequence GTGTCAGGACAGCGCGCCCGGCCGGCGATACCGGCCGATCACCGCTCCGCGCACCCGAATTTCCCAGGAGTGCCCTGGTGGGGCGCGGTTCTGATCGCCGTCGTCGCCTCTGTGCTCGGCTTCGCGTTCGACGCCGGCTCCGGCGGTGGCCAGCTCACCGGCGCCTTCTCGGCGCTGTATGTGATCGGCTGCGTGGCCGCGGTGCTGGCGGTGCGCCAGGCGAACGTGTTCACCGCCGTCATCCAGCCGCCGCTGCTGCTGTTCGTCGCGGTACCGGGCGCCTACTTCCTGATGCACAGCTCCGACATCCACGGGATCAAGGACATTCTGATCAACTGCGGCTACCCGCTGATCGAGCGGTTCCCGCTGATGCTCTTCACCGCCGCAGTGGTTCTGCTGCTGGGCATCGGGCGCTGGTTCCTCGGCCGGTCGGCCGCGCAGAACGCGGCCGCCGACGCCCCGGCGCCGGCCCGGGGCAGCCGGCTCGCCGCGAAGATCTCCTCCCTCATCGGCGGTGCCGACGAGGCGACACCGGCCGAAGACGCGCCGCGCCGCCGGCATTCGGCCGAACGCCGCCGGAACGCCAAGCCTGCGCCGGGCCGGGCCGCCCGCACCGGCGCACGTTCGGCGAAGCGGGCAGCTTCGTCTGCCGAGAAACCGTCTCGGTCTCACCACACCCGGCCCGCCGACACCGAGATCATCGAACCGGTCGTGGACCGTCCACGCCGGCGCAGGCCCCGGCCCGCCGAGGCGCCCGCCTCGGAGACCCGCCGCCGCACCCGGTCCGCATCGGACCGCGAGCGGCGCAGCTCACTCCCGCCGACCGAACGTCGCGCCTCCTACGACCGCCCCGAACGCGCTGAGCGGGAGCGACCGCAGCGTTCCGCGCGGCCGCGTCCGCCGCGGCCCAGCCGCTACGACGGCTACGAACCGCTCGAGCCGCACGGCGGCGGCCCGCTGTCCGGCGGCACCCACCACCCGGTCTCCCGGGTGCGTTACCGCGGCGAGGGCGACACCGACGACCAGCCGGAATACCGCACCCGTCGGCGCGCCCCCCGCGACTTCGACGCCGATCGGTGGGAGTACGACATCTAA